Within the Nocardioides aurantiacus genome, the region ACGACCGCTGCGCCGGAGGCGATGAGCTCGTTGCCGTTGCGCCGTTTCACCCGCGCCGGCGAGAGTTGCGTCGGCAGTTCTCGTCTCTCTCGCGGGCTCCGGCCCCAGTCGGGTCGCGGTCTACCATCGCGGGGTGAGCACGCGTGCATCTCGTTGGTCGCGGGTCGCGTCGTGCGCCGCGGCTCTGATACTCGTGAGCGCGTGCACCGGGTCGCCATCGACCGGCGACAAGGGGTATGTCGACGCCGACGACGGGATCACCCGCCTCGACGCCGCCGCTCGCCCGCAGGCCGGTGACGTCTCTGGGGAGACGCTCGAGGGCCAGCCGCTCTCACTCGACGACTACCGCGGCCGTGTCGTCGTCATCAACGTGTGGGGCTCCTGGTGCGCTGACTGCCGCGCCGAAGCCCCCCTGCTGCAGGACGCGGCCCGCGATCTGGCAGGCGATGA harbors:
- a CDS encoding TlpA disulfide reductase family protein — protein: MSTRASRWSRVASCAAALILVSACTGSPSTGDKGYVDADDGITRLDAAARPQAGDVSGETLEGQPLSLDDYRGRVVVINVWGSWCADCRAEAPLLQDAARDLAGDDVAFVGINTRDSGQAQALAFQRRYDVSYPSLFDPSGRTLLAFRGRVNPAAIPSTVILDEQGKVAATIIGEVRGRRTLAGLIEDVRS